The sequence GCGGTCGAGGCCGGTGAGCGGATCCGCCCGGTCGGCAGCGGCCACTCCTTCACCCCCGTCGCGGTCGGCGACGGGCGGCGGATGGACCTGACTCGACTCGCCATCGACGTACGCGTGGACATCGATCGGCGCCTCGTCACCGTACCGGCCGGGATGACCCTACGGGAGTTGAACGTCCTACTCGCCGGTCACCGGCTGGCGCTGCCGAACCTCGGCGACGTCGATGCGCAGACCGTGGCCGGAGCGATCTCCACCGGCACCCACGGCACCGGCGCGACACACGGCGGCCTGGCCACCTTCGTCGAGGCGCTGACCCTGGTCACCGGAACCGGTGAGGTGCTGCACTGCTCCGCCGCGGAGCATCCCGACGTGTTCGACGCGGCCCGCACCGCCCTCGGCACGCTCGGTGTGCTGGTCGAGGTGACGTTGCGCTGCGTGGACGCCTTCGTCCTGCGGGCACACGAACGCCCGACCTCACTGGGCGGCGTACTGGCGGACCTGCCCGGCCTGCTCGACGCCCACGACCACGTCGAGTTCTTCTGGTTCCCGTACACCACCCGGGCACAGCTCAAGACCAACGACCGGGTGGCCGTCGACGACCAGCCGCTGCCCCGCTGGCGCAGCTGGTTCGACGACGACTTCCTGGCCAACGCCGTCTTCGCCGAGCTCTGCCGGCTCGGCCGGGCGATGCCGACCCTGGCGCCGAGGATCAGCGCCCTCTCCGCCTGGGCGCTCGGCGAGCGTCGGTACACCGGTCGCTCCGATGCCGTCTTCTGTAGTCCGCGCCGGGTCCGCTTCCTGGAGATGGAGTACGCGCTACCGCGGGAGGCCCTGGCCGAGGCGCTCGACGCACTGCGCCGGAT is a genomic window of Micromonospora tarapacensis containing:
- a CDS encoding D-arabinono-1,4-lactone oxidase, which gives rise to MAGTGLADAAAWSNWAGNQHSRTAAVLRPSSVAEVAEQVRSAVEAGERIRPVGSGHSFTPVAVGDGRRMDLTRLAIDVRVDIDRRLVTVPAGMTLRELNVLLAGHRLALPNLGDVDAQTVAGAISTGTHGTGATHGGLATFVEALTLVTGTGEVLHCSAAEHPDVFDAARTALGTLGVLVEVTLRCVDAFVLRAHERPTSLGGVLADLPGLLDAHDHVEFFWFPYTTRAQLKTNDRVAVDDQPLPRWRSWFDDDFLANAVFAELCRLGRAMPTLAPRISALSAWALGERRYTGRSDAVFCSPRRVRFLEMEYALPREALAEALDALRRIIDGLPFKVLFPVEVRFTAADGIWLSHSHGRDSAYVALHQYVGMPYEPYFRAFEKVATGLGGRPHWGKLHWRDAGSLAPAYPRWHDFRRIRSHLDPQQTFTTPYLATLLG